In Schlegelella aquatica, one DNA window encodes the following:
- the dnaX gene encoding DNA polymerase III subunit gamma/tau — protein sequence MSYLVLARKYRPRTFEQMVGQEHVVQALANALTQQRLHHAYLFTGTRGVGKTTVSRILAKSLNCVGPDGQGGITPTPCGQCEACREIDAGRFVDYVELDAASNRGVEEISQLLDQAIYKPVVGRFKVYMIDEVHMLSNTAFNAMLKTLEEPPEYLKFVLATTDPQKVPVTVLSRCLQFNLRPMAPETVCEHLMRVLQAEAIEADPAAVRLLARAARGSMRDALSLTDQAIAFGSGRLEEASVRQMLGAVDRSHVYRLLEALAARDGRTVVATAEELRARGLSAAGALEEMATVLQEIAVAQVVPECVSPDDPEASSVTRLAAALPAEETQLLYSMALHGRNELGLAPDEYSGLTMALLRMLAFRPADSGPVRSQALQRPPAATTRVPVAPPRAAAAQAQRRGAGEPAVPARAAPTPVLEPSSSPLGADTSPGAAVTRPVAPALQSGSQRSAGDVCPRPPSAAGAVPPSARERAPATARIEDDLPPWLDAPVADEHEPAQPLPQVAPQAHSSAVARHIAVAPVADAAPSQEAEPRSATDSHVSKGPTATGAVAPSVHGDRWHACVRQLCERELVAALVRELAMQSELVEVDDAQTHFHLRVERGTLAAEGTRAKLEAALTQLLGHAVRLQVEVAPTSDTPARREAAQREARQRAAEEALRNDPLVVSLLQQFATARIVPGSVKPL from the coding sequence ATGAGCTACCTCGTTCTTGCCCGCAAGTACCGGCCTCGCACCTTCGAGCAGATGGTGGGGCAAGAGCATGTGGTGCAGGCGCTCGCCAATGCGCTCACGCAGCAGCGGCTGCACCATGCTTATCTCTTCACGGGCACGCGTGGCGTGGGCAAGACGACCGTCTCGCGCATCCTCGCCAAGTCCCTCAATTGCGTCGGCCCGGACGGGCAGGGCGGCATCACCCCGACGCCTTGCGGCCAGTGCGAGGCGTGCCGCGAGATCGACGCCGGCCGCTTCGTCGACTACGTCGAGCTCGACGCCGCCTCCAACCGGGGGGTCGAGGAGATCTCCCAGCTGCTGGATCAGGCGATCTACAAGCCGGTCGTCGGCCGCTTCAAGGTCTACATGATCGACGAGGTCCACATGCTGTCCAACACCGCGTTCAACGCGATGTTGAAGACGCTGGAGGAGCCTCCGGAGTACCTCAAGTTCGTGCTCGCGACCACCGACCCCCAGAAGGTGCCGGTCACGGTGTTGTCGCGCTGCCTGCAGTTCAACCTGCGGCCCATGGCGCCCGAGACGGTGTGCGAGCACCTGATGCGTGTGCTGCAGGCGGAGGCCATCGAGGCCGACCCCGCGGCCGTGCGCTTGCTGGCGCGTGCAGCGCGCGGCTCGATGCGCGATGCGCTGTCGCTCACCGACCAGGCGATCGCCTTCGGCTCGGGCCGGCTGGAGGAGGCCAGCGTGCGCCAGATGCTGGGCGCCGTCGACCGCTCGCACGTCTACCGGTTGCTCGAGGCGCTTGCCGCGCGTGACGGGCGCACCGTCGTGGCGACGGCCGAGGAACTGCGCGCGCGCGGGCTCTCGGCGGCGGGCGCCCTGGAGGAAATGGCCACGGTCCTGCAGGAGATCGCCGTCGCACAGGTCGTGCCGGAGTGTGTTTCGCCCGACGACCCGGAGGCCTCCAGCGTCACCCGGTTGGCCGCCGCCTTGCCGGCGGAGGAGACGCAGCTGCTCTACAGCATGGCCTTGCACGGCCGCAACGAACTCGGCTTGGCGCCGGACGAATACAGCGGGCTGACGATGGCGCTGCTGCGCATGTTGGCCTTTCGTCCTGCGGACTCCGGTCCGGTGCGTTCCCAGGCGTTGCAGCGGCCCCCGGCGGCCACCACCAGGGTGCCGGTGGCGCCGCCTCGTGCGGCAGCGGCCCAGGCGCAGCGCCGGGGCGCGGGTGAGCCCGCCGTGCCGGCGCGGGCCGCCCCGACGCCGGTGCTGGAGCCGTCTTCTTCACCCCTCGGCGCCGATACGTCCCCGGGAGCGGCTGTCACGCGGCCGGTCGCGCCGGCCCTGCAGTCCGGGTCCCAGCGCTCTGCGGGCGATGTGTGCCCGCGGCCACCGAGCGCCGCAGGCGCCGTCCCCCCCTCGGCCCGCGAGCGCGCACCTGCGACGGCCCGGATCGAAGACGATCTCCCGCCCTGGCTCGACGCGCCGGTGGCCGACGAGCACGAGCCCGCGCAGCCGCTCCCCCAGGTTGCGCCACAGGCGCATTCCTCCGCCGTCGCTCGGCATATCGCCGTCGCCCCTGTGGCAGACGCTGCGCCTTCGCAGGAGGCCGAACCGAGGAGCGCCACCGATTCGCACGTGTCGAAGGGCCCGACTGCGACCGGCGCGGTGGCTCCCTCGGTGCACGGCGATCGATGGCATGCCTGCGTGCGGCAGTTGTGCGAGCGCGAACTCGTCGCCGCCCTGGTGCGCGAACTGGCGATGCAGTCTGAGCTGGTCGAGGTGGATGACGCGCAGACCCACTTCCACCTGCGGGTGGAACGCGGCACGCTCGCTGCCGAGGGCACACGCGCGAAGCTGGAGGCCGCGCTGACGCAGCTGCTGGGCCACGCGGTCCGGCTTCAGGTGGAGGTGGCCCCGACCTCCGACACCCCCGCCCGGCGCGAGGCGGCACAGCGCGAGGCGCGCCAGCGCGCGGCCGAGGAGGCGCTGCGCAACGATCCGCTGGTGGTGAGCCTTCTGCAGCAGTTCGCCACGGCGCGCATCGTGCCCGGCTCGGTCAAACCGCTGTGA
- the recR gene encoding recombination mediator RecR: MSAFDALVEALRRLPGVGPKSAARIAFHLLQHDREGAHVLAQALERAVAAVRHCRRCNTFTEQEVCATCLDPERDRTQLCVVETPADQAAVERTGSYRGLYFVLMGRLSPLDGIGPRDIGLERLYARATDGEVSEVIIATNFTAEGEATAHVLAEALKARGLTVTRLARGVPIGSELEYVDLGTIAHALVDRR, translated from the coding sequence ATGTCCGCATTCGATGCGCTCGTGGAGGCCCTGCGCCGCCTGCCCGGCGTGGGACCGAAGTCGGCCGCGCGCATCGCCTTTCACTTGCTGCAGCACGACCGCGAAGGGGCGCACGTGCTCGCGCAGGCTTTGGAACGAGCGGTGGCGGCAGTGCGGCATTGCAGGCGCTGCAATACCTTCACCGAGCAGGAGGTGTGTGCCACCTGCTTGGATCCCGAACGCGATCGCACGCAACTGTGCGTGGTCGAGACGCCCGCCGATCAGGCAGCCGTCGAGCGCACGGGCAGCTACCGTGGGCTCTACTTCGTCCTCATGGGGCGCTTGAGCCCGCTCGACGGCATCGGACCGCGCGACATCGGGTTGGAGCGACTCTACGCACGTGCCACGGACGGCGAAGTGAGCGAAGTCATCATCGCGACGAACTTCACCGCCGAAGGCGAGGCCACCGCTCACGTCCTCGCCGAGGCTTTGAAGGCGCGGGGTTTGACGGTGACCCGCCTGGCTCGCGGGGTGCCGATTGGCAGCGAACTCGAGTACGTGGACCTCGGAACGATCGCCCATGCGCTCGTGGACCGGCGCTGA
- a CDS encoding ABC transporter substrate-binding protein, protein MTQGRPERIRVRLLVGPDQSLCHLPVTVARQLGYLEAEGLDVALMEAPTPAVALAALHAGRAEFASGSFLQVVLRQLLGDSVQSVVVDGRSPIAAFGVCTRALPGVKSVADLKGRRIGVSAPGTSSELLARVVLARAGVQPHEVTWVTLPGLREAVLAVRTGRVDALSHIDPGVTQLEQRGELRLIADPRTVKGARDLFGGPLPGTCLYAASGYVERHREVCQAVAHAMVRALRWLQTAQPQDLIAAVPDPQFTEDRALYLASFYKVRECYSVDGVLSSDAGRTTSTVAGALAESSGAGLDAAVERGHTNEFALKAKARWLKA, encoded by the coding sequence TTGACCCAAGGCAGGCCCGAACGCATCCGGGTGCGCCTGCTGGTCGGCCCGGACCAGTCGCTGTGCCATCTGCCGGTGACGGTGGCGCGGCAATTGGGCTATCTCGAGGCGGAGGGCCTGGATGTGGCGCTCATGGAGGCCCCCACTCCCGCCGTGGCGCTCGCGGCGCTGCATGCGGGGAGGGCGGAGTTCGCCTCGGGTTCGTTCCTGCAGGTCGTGCTGCGCCAGCTCCTGGGCGATTCAGTCCAATCGGTGGTCGTGGATGGTCGTTCGCCGATCGCCGCCTTCGGCGTGTGCACGCGGGCGCTGCCCGGGGTCAAGAGCGTTGCGGATCTCAAAGGCCGCCGCATCGGGGTCTCGGCGCCGGGGACGTCGTCCGAGCTGTTGGCGCGCGTGGTGCTCGCGCGGGCCGGCGTGCAACCCCATGAGGTGACTTGGGTGACGCTGCCGGGCCTGCGTGAAGCCGTGCTGGCCGTGCGCACGGGCCGGGTGGACGCGTTGAGCCACATCGACCCCGGCGTGACCCAACTGGAGCAGCGGGGCGAACTGCGCCTCATCGCCGACCCGCGCACGGTGAAGGGGGCTCGCGATCTGTTCGGCGGTCCGCTGCCGGGCACCTGCCTCTACGCCGCCAGCGGCTATGTCGAGCGTCATCGTGAGGTGTGCCAGGCGGTTGCGCACGCGATGGTGCGCGCGCTTCGCTGGTTGCAGACGGCGCAGCCACAGGATCTGATCGCCGCCGTCCCCGACCCCCAGTTCACGGAGGACCGGGCGCTCTACCTGGCGTCCTTCTACAAGGTGCGCGAGTGCTATTCGGTGGACGGCGTCCTGTCGTCCGACGCGGGACGCACGACCTCCACCGTGGCTGGCGCCCTGGCGGAATCGAGCGGGGCAGGGCTGGACGCGGCCGTCGAGCGCGGCCACACCAATGAGTTCGCCCTCAAGGCCAAGGCCCGCTGGCTGAAGGCTTGA
- a CDS encoding YbaB/EbfC family nucleoid-associated protein, which yields MMKGQLAGLMKQAQQMQENLRRAQEELAQMEVEGQSGAGLVKVLMTCKHDVKRVAIDPSLLADDKDMLEDLVAAAFNDAVRRAEELSQEKMSKLTAGLPLPPGMKFPF from the coding sequence ATGATGAAAGGTCAACTGGCCGGGCTGATGAAGCAGGCCCAGCAGATGCAGGAGAACCTGCGGCGCGCGCAGGAAGAACTGGCGCAGATGGAGGTGGAGGGCCAGTCGGGTGCGGGCCTGGTCAAGGTATTGATGACCTGCAAGCACGACGTCAAGCGCGTCGCCATCGACCCCAGCCTCCTGGCCGACGACAAGGACATGCTGGAGGATCTGGTGGCAGCCGCTTTCAACGATGCCGTGCGGCGGGCGGAGGAGTTGAGCCAGGAGAAGATGAGCAAGCTCACGGCCGGCCTGCCGCTTCCGCCGGGCATGAAGTTCCCGTTCTGA
- a CDS encoding class I SAM-dependent methyltransferase, producing MTQDGRIIGLDEWLLTPTGRYLLGWEQQQLDQAVGDVFGFHAVQLGLPQLQALANNRMPHRWVVSDRLPDPEVQPGGLAGAAEGGSAAEGSRPVPHALVCDYDALPFESSSLDLVVLPHTLELSRDPHHTLREVERVLVPEGRIIVLGLNPVGLWPLQKRCSGLARRRSHPTDAFPQGGELIGYWRLRDWLRLLSFDIEAGRFGCYRPAVRSDLWLARCEWLDRVGHRWWPVLGGVYMLQAVKRVRGMRLIGPAWKQQQQAQRARAAVVPRRHSPALEAASLSGTPRDPARNVTPPAASTSESRRADAGRRPKAHGEEAESTPQEISTP from the coding sequence ATGACGCAAGACGGGCGAATTATAGGTTTGGATGAGTGGTTGCTCACCCCCACGGGCAGGTATCTCTTGGGGTGGGAGCAACAACAGCTCGACCAGGCCGTGGGCGATGTGTTCGGATTTCACGCCGTGCAGCTGGGGCTGCCGCAGCTGCAAGCGCTGGCCAACAACCGCATGCCCCACCGTTGGGTGGTGTCCGATCGCCTGCCCGACCCGGAGGTCCAGCCGGGGGGGCTCGCTGGCGCCGCGGAAGGAGGATCTGCTGCGGAGGGCTCGCGGCCGGTGCCGCATGCCCTGGTGTGCGACTACGATGCGCTGCCGTTCGAGTCGTCCAGCCTGGACCTGGTGGTGCTGCCGCATACGCTCGAGCTCTCGCGCGATCCGCATCACACTTTGCGCGAGGTCGAGCGGGTGCTGGTGCCGGAGGGCCGCATCATCGTGCTCGGCCTCAACCCGGTGGGGCTGTGGCCGCTGCAAAAGCGGTGCAGCGGCCTGGCGCGGCGGCGGTCCCACCCGACCGATGCCTTTCCTCAAGGCGGGGAGCTGATCGGCTACTGGCGGCTCAGGGACTGGTTGCGGCTGTTGAGCTTCGACATCGAGGCGGGCCGCTTCGGCTGCTATCGCCCGGCCGTGCGGTCTGATCTGTGGCTCGCACGCTGCGAGTGGCTGGACCGGGTCGGTCACCGGTGGTGGCCGGTGCTGGGCGGCGTGTACATGCTGCAGGCGGTCAAGCGCGTGCGCGGCATGCGGCTGATCGGGCCGGCCTGGAAGCAGCAACAGCAGGCGCAGCGGGCACGGGCGGCGGTCGTGCCGCGCCGGCACTCGCCGGCGTTGGAGGCCGCGTCGCTCTCGGGCACGCCGCGCGACCCAGCCCGTAACGTGACGCCTCCTGCCGCCTCGACGTCGGAGTCGCGCCGGGCCGACGCGGGCCGCCGTCCGAAAGCGCACGGCGAAGAAGCCGAATCGACACCCCAAGAGATCTCGACTCCATGA
- the rnhA gene encoding ribonuclease HI, translated as MTTQIPRPKVVIYTDGACKGNPGPGGWGVVLRSGAHEKELFGGERSTTNNRMELTAVIEALASLKRSCDVAIYTDSEYVRKGITEWIHGWKQRGWKTADRKPVKNAELWQRLEALAALHRVEWHWVRGHNGDPGNERADELANQGAASVR; from the coding sequence ATGACGACCCAGATTCCGCGCCCGAAAGTGGTGATTTACACGGATGGCGCCTGCAAAGGCAACCCCGGCCCCGGCGGCTGGGGCGTGGTGCTGCGTTCCGGCGCGCACGAGAAGGAACTTTTCGGCGGGGAGCGGTCCACCACCAATAACCGCATGGAACTCACCGCGGTGATCGAGGCGTTGGCGAGCCTGAAGCGCAGTTGCGATGTCGCCATCTACACCGACAGCGAGTACGTGCGCAAGGGCATCACCGAGTGGATCCACGGCTGGAAGCAGCGCGGCTGGAAGACGGCCGATCGCAAGCCGGTGAAGAACGCCGAGCTGTGGCAGCGCCTGGAAGCGCTGGCGGCGCTGCACCGCGTGGAATGGCACTGGGTGCGGGGGCACAACGGCGATCCCGGCAACGAGCGCGCCGACGAGCTGGCGAACCAGGGTGCCGCCTCCGTGAGATAG
- the gloB gene encoding hydroxyacylglutathione hydrolase, giving the protein MELVALPAFADNYIWMLHDGRQALVVDPGDATPVEHALQSQGLELTGILVTHHHGDHVGGLEALRRRLHGPVWAPAGEAIPGDCIGVREGDQLHWAGVRFDVLDVPGHTAGHIAYFARGHRPAPLLFCGDTLFSAGCGRLFEGTAEQMHASLAKLAALPDDTLVCCAHEYTLSNLRFAQAVEPANADVTAHLAHCQALRERGEPTLPSTLALEKRINPFLRVDQPGVRRSVPPEVGTDPVSVFAVLRRWKNEFR; this is encoded by the coding sequence ATGGAACTCGTCGCTCTACCCGCCTTTGCCGACAACTACATCTGGATGCTCCATGACGGCCGGCAAGCCCTCGTGGTGGATCCGGGAGACGCTACGCCCGTCGAGCACGCATTGCAGTCGCAGGGCCTGGAGCTGACCGGCATTCTAGTGACCCACCATCACGGCGATCACGTCGGCGGCCTCGAGGCGCTGCGCCGCCGGCTCCACGGGCCGGTCTGGGCCCCCGCGGGCGAGGCGATTCCCGGCGACTGCATCGGCGTGCGCGAAGGCGACCAGTTGCACTGGGCCGGCGTGAGGTTCGACGTCCTGGACGTACCGGGCCACACGGCAGGGCACATCGCCTACTTCGCGCGGGGCCATCGACCGGCCCCGCTTCTGTTTTGTGGCGACACGCTTTTTTCGGCCGGTTGCGGCCGGCTCTTCGAGGGCACGGCCGAGCAGATGCACGCCTCCCTGGCCAAACTCGCCGCACTGCCCGACGACACGCTCGTGTGCTGTGCCCACGAATACACCCTCTCCAACCTTCGATTCGCGCAAGCGGTGGAGCCCGCGAACGCCGACGTGACGGCGCACCTCGCGCACTGCCAGGCGCTGCGCGAACGCGGCGAACCGACCTTGCCGAGTACCCTCGCGCTCGAAAAGCGGATCAATCCGTTCCTGCGCGTGGACCAGCCCGGCGTGAGGCGTAGCGTGCCTCCCGAGGTGGGCACCGATCCCGTCAGCGTGTTCGCCGTCCTACGACGATGGAAGAACGAATTTCGATGA
- a CDS encoding transglycosylase SLT domain-containing protein codes for MAPLALLGLAGCSTTPPSAEDQAPIALAASAPAAPVAAGQPPTGRPREAAGKVLQTALPPGGTDAAVIVPDPEASAAANKQAMEMPSPIELKDADLWDRIRRGFAMPDLDNDLVRNREQWYASRPDYVQRMTQRASRYLFYIVEEVERRGLPTELALLPFIESAFNPQAVSVAKASGMWQFIPSTGKHFELTQNIFRDERRDVMASTRAALDYLTKLYGMFGDWHLALAAYNWGEGSVQRAIARNQKAGLPTDYENLRMPVETRYYVPKLQAIKNIVARPESFGLALQSIENHPYFLTVEIQRDIDVQLAARLAGVPMEEFRALNPQMNKPVILAAGTPQILLPYDNARLFIRNLADHRGPLASWTAWVVPRTMRPSEAAKAAGLDEEELREVNKIPKGMLIKAGSTLLVPRDGVRHAKDVSSEIADNAIIALAPDVPPGRRTVVKAGKRDTLASLAKRYGLPVAQVAQWNRLTPSASLARGQRVVLYLPAKSASRATAKSTVSNDTRRIAATKETRRAVGKSTTRTAGAGKKASTVREAKADKRGDSKNASRTAQAKGRVVAKN; via the coding sequence GTGGCGCCTCTGGCACTGCTGGGCTTGGCTGGCTGCTCGACCACGCCGCCTTCCGCCGAGGACCAGGCGCCGATCGCCCTGGCCGCCTCTGCGCCCGCGGCCCCCGTGGCGGCCGGTCAGCCGCCCACCGGGCGCCCGCGGGAGGCGGCTGGCAAGGTGCTGCAGACGGCCCTGCCCCCGGGAGGCACCGACGCAGCGGTGATCGTGCCCGACCCCGAAGCGTCTGCGGCCGCCAACAAGCAGGCGATGGAAATGCCCTCGCCGATCGAATTGAAGGACGCGGACCTCTGGGACCGCATCCGCCGTGGCTTCGCCATGCCCGATCTGGACAACGATCTCGTGCGCAATCGCGAGCAATGGTATGCGTCGCGGCCCGACTACGTGCAGCGCATGACGCAGCGGGCGAGCCGCTACCTGTTCTACATCGTCGAGGAGGTCGAGCGTCGTGGCTTGCCGACCGAACTCGCCCTGCTGCCGTTCATCGAAAGCGCGTTCAATCCGCAGGCCGTCTCCGTCGCCAAGGCCTCCGGCATGTGGCAGTTCATCCCCTCCACCGGCAAGCACTTCGAACTCACGCAGAACATCTTCCGCGACGAGCGGCGCGACGTGATGGCCTCGACGCGCGCCGCGCTGGACTACCTCACCAAGCTGTACGGCATGTTCGGCGACTGGCACCTCGCTCTGGCCGCCTACAACTGGGGTGAAGGCAGTGTGCAGCGCGCCATCGCGCGCAATCAGAAGGCGGGCCTGCCCACCGACTACGAGAACCTGCGCATGCCGGTGGAGACGCGCTACTACGTCCCCAAGCTGCAAGCGATCAAGAACATCGTGGCACGCCCCGAGAGCTTCGGCCTGGCGCTGCAGTCCATCGAGAACCACCCCTACTTCCTCACGGTCGAGATCCAGCGCGACATCGACGTGCAACTCGCCGCCCGGCTGGCCGGCGTGCCGATGGAGGAGTTCCGCGCCCTCAACCCGCAGATGAACAAGCCGGTGATCCTCGCGGCCGGCACCCCGCAGATCCTGCTGCCCTATGACAACGCACGCCTGTTCATCCGCAATCTGGCCGATCACCGGGGACCGCTCGCCTCCTGGACCGCCTGGGTGGTGCCCCGCACGATGCGCCCCAGCGAGGCCGCGAAGGCCGCGGGCCTGGACGAGGAGGAACTGCGGGAGGTCAACAAGATCCCCAAGGGCATGTTGATCAAGGCCGGCTCCACGTTGCTCGTGCCGCGCGATGGGGTCAGGCATGCGAAGGACGTCTCCAGCGAGATCGCCGACAACGCGATCATCGCGCTGGCGCCCGACGTGCCTCCCGGACGCCGCACCGTCGTGAAGGCCGGCAAGCGCGACACGCTGGCCAGTCTGGCCAAGCGCTACGGCCTTCCGGTGGCACAGGTCGCCCAATGGAACCGCCTGACCCCGAGCGCGAGCCTGGCGCGCGGTCAGCGGGTGGTGCTGTACCTGCCGGCCAAGAGCGCCTCCCGAGCGACGGCGAAGTCGACCGTCTCGAACGACACCCGCCGCATCGCAGCCACGAAGGAAACCCGACGTGCGGTTGGCAAGAGCACGACCCGCACCGCGGGCGCCGGCAAGAAGGCCAGCACCGTTCGTGAAGCCAAGGCCGACAAGCGGGGTGACTCGAAGAACGCGAGCCGCACGGCGCAGGCGAAGGGCCGGGTCGTGGCCAAGAACTGA